One Novipirellula galeiformis DNA window includes the following coding sequences:
- a CDS encoding error-prone DNA polymerase, which yields MQYVELHCKSNFSFLTGASHPDELVEQADTLGYAGIALTDEASLAGIVRGHAPAKDAGIQYIVGSELHPSDAPPMVLWPTNRAAYGRLCRLISLGRMRCEKGRCELAWHEIAEASEGMIAAVIPNDQCSGRFLRTAFREVFANRGYMFLELHRGVDDRDKALRLRQFSLQNDVPLVAAGDVHYHVAPRMLLHDCVTAIRHGSTIDHVHRERFANSQHGMRSLAEIADVYRDAPDAIARTVEIAGQCSFSLDELRYEYPLEIAPEGMTPVEHLRRLTWEGAQQRWPQGVPEKVIDLIRHEMELICELHYEAYFLTVWDLVRFARERNILCQGRGSAANSTVCYCLGITNVDPSQTDLLFERFISRERNEAPDIDVDFEHQRREEVLQYLYEKYGRHRAGLTATVTSYRTRSAIREVGKTLGMSPDVIDSLAKFAGGHDQGSDFAQRCRNGGLDPETEIGKRFVYLVESLVGFPRHLSQHVGGMVITQGELCELCPIENAAMEGRTVIQWNKDDLDELGILKVDVLALGMLSALRRGFELVAKYHGRSLSLASIPADDQPTYDMICAADTVGVFQIESRAQMSMLPRLKPRCFYDLVVEVAIVRPGPIQGNMVHPFLQARENPDAVVYPSEAIRGVLEKTLGVPIFQEQAMRLAVVAAGFTPGEADQLRRAMAAWRRPGVIDRFRIKLLQGMKENDLSSEFAEHVFNQIRGFGEYGFPESHAASFALLVYASCYLKKHYPAAFCVALLNSQPMGFYAPAQLVADAKQHGVRTLPVDINDSEWESGLRKDPNRPQPSIRLGMHMVRGLSAEAATKILHQRQQNGAFQSIAEVVRRSGISNSVVATLADAGVFESIAGDRRAAIWQSLGEEKKPQSRPLFDHEPADEEDLPAALVPMTPQQEVHADYNSTGMSLKAHPVSFLRGALDRQRCVRAGDLKTLRDGRHVRVAGLVLMRQRPGTAKGITFVTIEDETGPINLVFFPAVWKRFFRIAQTSNLWLVDGKLENRQGVIHVIAGRISDLANECPELNPRSRDFR from the coding sequence ATGCAGTACGTTGAATTGCATTGTAAGAGCAATTTCTCGTTTCTGACCGGGGCGTCGCATCCCGACGAATTGGTCGAGCAGGCTGATACGCTTGGCTACGCGGGAATTGCGCTCACCGACGAAGCGTCGCTGGCCGGAATCGTCCGCGGCCATGCGCCCGCCAAGGACGCCGGGATCCAGTACATCGTGGGCAGCGAGTTGCATCCCAGCGATGCGCCGCCGATGGTGCTTTGGCCGACTAATCGTGCGGCTTATGGACGACTATGTCGGCTGATTTCGCTAGGCCGGATGCGGTGCGAAAAGGGACGTTGCGAACTCGCTTGGCACGAGATTGCCGAAGCGAGCGAGGGCATGATCGCCGCCGTCATTCCCAACGATCAGTGTAGCGGCCGTTTTTTGAGAACGGCGTTTCGTGAGGTCTTTGCTAACCGCGGCTACATGTTCCTCGAATTGCATCGAGGCGTGGATGATCGCGACAAGGCGCTGCGGCTTCGTCAATTTTCCTTACAGAACGATGTGCCGCTGGTCGCTGCGGGCGATGTGCACTACCACGTCGCACCGCGGATGCTGTTGCACGACTGTGTGACGGCAATTCGTCATGGTTCGACCATCGACCACGTTCATCGCGAGCGTTTCGCTAACAGCCAACATGGGATGCGTTCGCTCGCGGAGATTGCCGATGTGTATCGCGATGCCCCGGACGCGATTGCCCGCACCGTTGAGATCGCTGGGCAGTGTTCGTTTTCGCTCGACGAACTTCGTTACGAGTATCCCTTAGAGATTGCACCGGAGGGGATGACGCCGGTGGAACATTTACGGCGATTGACCTGGGAAGGGGCGCAGCAGCGATGGCCCCAGGGGGTTCCCGAAAAGGTGATCGATCTGATTCGTCATGAAATGGAATTGATTTGCGAGCTCCATTATGAAGCCTATTTTTTGACCGTTTGGGATCTGGTTCGGTTCGCACGGGAGCGAAACATTTTGTGCCAAGGTCGCGGCTCTGCAGCGAACTCGACCGTTTGTTATTGTCTTGGCATCACCAATGTCGATCCGAGTCAGACCGATTTGTTGTTCGAGCGATTCATAAGTCGCGAGCGCAACGAGGCTCCTGATATCGACGTTGATTTCGAACATCAACGTCGTGAAGAGGTGTTGCAGTATTTGTACGAGAAATATGGTCGTCATCGCGCTGGATTGACCGCGACGGTCACGTCGTATCGCACGCGGAGTGCGATTCGCGAAGTGGGAAAAACGCTTGGGATGTCGCCCGATGTGATCGATTCACTGGCAAAATTTGCTGGCGGGCACGATCAAGGTAGCGACTTTGCGCAGCGCTGTCGCAATGGCGGACTGGATCCCGAGACGGAGATCGGCAAACGCTTTGTCTACTTGGTGGAGTCGCTGGTCGGGTTCCCACGTCATTTATCGCAACACGTCGGTGGGATGGTCATCACCCAAGGCGAACTTTGTGAATTGTGTCCGATTGAAAATGCGGCGATGGAAGGCCGGACGGTGATCCAGTGGAACAAGGACGACCTCGATGAACTCGGGATATTAAAAGTCGACGTGTTGGCGCTGGGGATGCTTTCAGCCCTGCGCCGTGGTTTTGAATTGGTTGCTAAGTACCATGGGCGTTCGCTTTCGCTGGCCAGTATCCCCGCGGACGATCAGCCGACGTATGACATGATTTGTGCTGCCGATACGGTGGGCGTCTTTCAGATCGAAAGTCGAGCTCAGATGAGCATGTTGCCGCGGCTGAAACCACGCTGTTTCTACGACTTGGTCGTGGAGGTGGCGATTGTGCGACCGGGGCCGATTCAAGGCAACATGGTCCACCCGTTTTTACAGGCTCGTGAAAACCCCGATGCGGTGGTGTATCCCAGCGAGGCGATTCGGGGCGTCTTGGAAAAGACGTTGGGCGTGCCGATCTTTCAAGAACAAGCGATGCGTTTGGCCGTCGTCGCGGCCGGCTTTACGCCCGGCGAAGCGGACCAGTTGCGGCGTGCCATGGCCGCTTGGCGGCGTCCCGGAGTGATCGATCGCTTTCGAATCAAGTTGCTTCAAGGGATGAAGGAAAATGATTTGTCGAGCGAATTTGCCGAGCATGTGTTCAACCAAATCCGCGGTTTTGGTGAATATGGGTTTCCCGAGTCGCATGCGGCAAGCTTCGCCTTGTTGGTCTACGCCTCGTGTTACTTAAAGAAACACTATCCGGCGGCATTCTGTGTGGCACTGCTCAACAGCCAACCGATGGGTTTTTATGCACCGGCCCAATTGGTTGCCGATGCGAAACAACATGGTGTCCGCACCTTGCCAGTCGATATCAACGACAGCGAGTGGGAATCGGGGCTTCGCAAGGATCCCAATCGTCCCCAGCCGTCGATTCGTCTGGGCATGCATATGGTTCGTGGGCTGTCGGCCGAGGCGGCCACGAAGATCCTCCATCAGCGGCAACAAAACGGGGCGTTTCAAAGTATTGCCGAGGTGGTGCGCCGCAGCGGAATTTCAAATTCGGTCGTCGCGACCTTGGCCGATGCCGGCGTGTTTGAGTCGATCGCCGGAGACCGACGCGCTGCGATTTGGCAATCGCTTGGCGAAGAAAAGAAGCCGCAATCTCGACCGTTGTTCGATCACGAGCCAGCCGACGAAGAAGATTTGCCCGCAGCCTTGGTGCCGATGACACCGCAGCAGGAAGTGCATGCCGATTACAACAGTACCGGAATGAGTTTAAAGGCCCATCCGGTTTCGTTCCTGCGCGGGGCGCTCGATCGACAACGCTGTGTGCGGGCTGGCGATCTGAAGACGCTCCGTGACGGACGGCATGTTCGCGTCGCGGGGTTGGTCTTGATGCGGCAACGTCCTGGAACCGCCAAAGGGATCACGTTTGTGACGATTGAAGACGAAACCGGGCCGATCAACCTTGTCTTCTTTCCGGCGGTTTGGAAACGTTTTTTTCGCATCGCCCAGACGAGCAACCTGTGGTTGGTCGATGGGAAACTTGAAAATCGTCAAGGCGTCATCCATGTGATCGCGGGACGCATCTCTGACTTAGCCAACGAGTGTCCGGAATTGAACCCGCGGTCGAGAGACTTTCGTTGA
- a CDS encoding NINE protein, with amino-acid sequence MTTNHTDLNPTTADADVSHPVLVGYLFWILGFIGAHRFYFGKPLTGILWFFTGGIFLIGWIVDFFFIPAMAEQANQRYPNGRIDYTVTWVLHLFLGIFGVHRFYMGKIATGVLYLLTGGLFGIGYLYDTCTLNEQIEEVNRGE; translated from the coding sequence ATGACGACGAATCACACGGATCTCAATCCAACGACCGCTGACGCCGATGTCTCTCATCCGGTGTTGGTCGGGTATCTCTTTTGGATCCTCGGATTTATCGGCGCCCATCGTTTCTATTTCGGCAAACCTTTGACCGGGATCTTGTGGTTCTTTACCGGCGGGATTTTTCTGATCGGCTGGATCGTCGACTTCTTTTTTATTCCCGCGATGGCGGAACAGGCAAACCAAAGATACCCCAATGGCCGAATCGATTACACCGTGACTTGGGTACTGCACCTCTTCCTGGGTATCTTCGGCGTCCATCGCTTCTATATGGGAAAGATTGCGACGGGAGTCCTCTATCTCTTGACCGGCGGGTTGTTTGGTATTGGCTACCTCTACGACACCTGCACGTTGAATGAACAAATCGAGGAAGTGAACCGGGGCGAATGA
- a CDS encoding DUF4013 domain-containing protein yields the protein MNGTLVSHPSFHFLALVEIRNVAPHPYPQADANRNDPDVIIASLAGDQARETPLLATLIPTPPSLPRSRFRKGVSFSTWAISGLFSLISLIVLLAVFTSIPLVQLIAFGYLLDVAGRLAGGSKFSAALPNLERAGKVGLAALAIFLASLPTQLLIHWESVAQLIDPGSDQAATMRFWAMALCFLAISYLVWAWVRGGSLAHYLRPEPKRFFQQAWRLRTYTQAADRLWDFTTAFEMPRLFWLGLRGFLGTLIWLIPAMLLIAANRNSEPAVAGVIGFVCILLLGISLLYLPMLQVHFAAENRIAALFAVRTIRGDFRRAPWAWLLAMVIGFVLMPIPLYVLKIEATPREVLWLPCLVFVAFILPARIAEGLALRRARSKPEPAKGIWGSLSRGMVRMLMLVVVGTYLTFVQLSQYTSWDGLQTWIQQHAILLPIPFVGGV from the coding sequence ATGAACGGCACCCTAGTTTCGCACCCTAGTTTCCACTTCCTGGCACTTGTCGAGATACGCAACGTGGCCCCCCATCCTTATCCCCAGGCCGATGCAAACCGCAACGATCCCGACGTCATCATCGCGTCGCTGGCGGGAGACCAGGCAAGGGAAACACCGCTGCTAGCAACCCTGATACCAACGCCACCATCGCTCCCACGATCTCGATTTCGCAAAGGGGTCTCGTTTTCAACTTGGGCGATTTCGGGTCTGTTCTCGCTGATTTCCTTGATCGTTTTGTTGGCGGTGTTCACTTCCATTCCGCTGGTACAATTGATTGCGTTTGGTTACTTGTTGGATGTTGCAGGGCGATTGGCGGGCGGCAGTAAGTTTTCCGCAGCGTTGCCGAATTTAGAGCGAGCCGGCAAGGTTGGCTTAGCGGCATTGGCCATCTTTTTAGCATCGTTGCCGACTCAATTATTGATTCACTGGGAATCGGTGGCGCAACTGATTGACCCAGGCTCCGATCAAGCTGCCACGATGCGTTTCTGGGCGATGGCTCTCTGTTTCCTGGCGATCAGCTACTTGGTTTGGGCATGGGTTCGTGGCGGTTCGTTGGCCCATTACTTGCGGCCCGAACCGAAACGCTTTTTTCAACAGGCATGGCGTCTGCGAACCTACACCCAAGCGGCCGATCGGCTGTGGGATTTCACCACCGCGTTTGAAATGCCACGACTTTTTTGGCTCGGCCTTCGCGGCTTCCTCGGCACCTTGATTTGGTTGATCCCTGCGATGTTGTTGATCGCAGCGAACCGCAACAGCGAGCCCGCCGTGGCCGGCGTGATCGGATTTGTCTGCATTCTCCTGCTTGGCATTTCGCTTCTCTATCTGCCCATGTTGCAAGTTCATTTTGCTGCGGAGAATCGGATCGCTGCCTTGTTTGCGGTGCGCACGATTCGGGGCGATTTTCGCCGCGCCCCCTGGGCGTGGTTGCTCGCGATGGTGATTGGCTTCGTGTTGATGCCGATCCCGTTGTACGTATTGAAAATCGAAGCGACCCCGCGTGAAGTGCTGTGGTTGCCCTGCTTGGTGTTTGTCGCATTCATCTTGCCGGCACGCATTGCCGAAGGGTTGGCGTTGCGACGAGCGCGAAGCAAGCCCGAGCCCGCGAAGGGCATCTGGGGCAGCCTGTCGCGTGGAATGGTGCGGATGTTAATGCTGGTGGTCGTGGGCACCTATTTAACCTTCGTCCAATTATCTCAGTACACCAGCTGGGATGGCTTGCAGACCTGGATTCAACAACACGCCATCTTGCTTCCGATTCCGTTTGTGGGTGGCGTTTAG
- a CDS encoding tetratricopeptide repeat protein, whose protein sequence is MKKTLLSTALFAACSLGLLTGSGSALAQNPVLSEMYGRGVHAFYAGQLDDANQFLSMAIDNGIKDPRAFYFRGLVANTQGRQFEAEADWRQGAELEASSGGNPSIGRSLARFQGPERLKLEQVRQTARLEMMATAAKRSQQRYGEIDAAAPAAAAPASSAGKTAAPQKPIAPPPIPPAADNPFADDIEMKTGDPKLQSNDAFAGAADAEAGMPAASEAPADAAAAPAADPFGAGAAPAADPFGGDAPMDDPFAF, encoded by the coding sequence ATGAAAAAGACGTTACTCAGCACGGCTCTGTTTGCCGCCTGCTCGCTCGGTCTGCTAACCGGCTCCGGTTCGGCTTTGGCCCAGAACCCGGTTTTGTCCGAAATGTATGGTCGAGGAGTACATGCCTTCTACGCTGGCCAACTCGACGACGCCAATCAATTCCTCTCGATGGCCATCGACAATGGCATCAAAGACCCACGCGCCTTTTACTTTCGCGGACTCGTCGCGAACACCCAAGGGCGGCAATTCGAGGCCGAAGCCGATTGGCGTCAAGGTGCTGAATTGGAAGCGAGCAGCGGGGGCAATCCTTCGATCGGTCGCTCCTTGGCACGCTTCCAAGGCCCCGAACGGTTAAAACTAGAACAAGTTCGCCAAACGGCACGCCTGGAAATGATGGCAACCGCTGCCAAGCGTTCACAGCAACGCTACGGTGAAATTGATGCCGCGGCGCCTGCGGCCGCCGCCCCAGCGTCGTCGGCTGGGAAAACAGCAGCTCCGCAAAAACCCATTGCGCCTCCGCCGATTCCGCCTGCCGCGGACAACCCGTTTGCGGATGATATTGAAATGAAAACAGGCGATCCGAAGCTCCAATCCAATGATGCCTTCGCCGGCGCTGCGGATGCGGAGGCCGGAATGCCTGCGGCGAGCGAGGCTCCGGCCGATGCCGCCGCCGCTCCTGCGGCGGATCCTTTCGGAGCTGGCGCAGCTCCCGCGGCGGATCCTTTCGGAGGCGATGCCCCGATGGACGATCCGTTTGCCTTTTAA
- a CDS encoding tetratricopeptide repeat protein — protein MKRSTKIRRALLLSFIAGSALSFSTGCSNQRPSFASMNPFSRSSIETAETEKPSMTESIASATTGAKKQVSAVGVSAKNAFGKSTNAIAGVFRRDSAEDESEISKTDPLRLTDEPAAVGPEVLVANGQLWESTGNFQKAMESYTKALDKTPNDAAALTSVARLHFRQGNHAKATEYFQLAIKQNPGDAALYNDLGLTLSKGGDHQQAAQMIAKSLELAPGTSRYANNLASVLFESGNNPAALKVLQENNKPAVAQFNMAYLHYSKGQMNEARTYLTETIKLDAKGAEDAAVRKAVDRSREMLAQIDASGVKAGTQNIAAQLPAATNPAATQPVASVAAKPPATTANVSASGGSTPAASVSYRPPATSWAPATGAITLPPAAAPTATPPASLAPEAATATPTAPTSAAAWSTTPGAASPTASKPIQPASTPAAGVPQDAAKAPAFELPHGFVFPESN, from the coding sequence GTGAAACGATCAACCAAAATTCGCCGCGCATTACTGCTGTCGTTTATCGCCGGTTCTGCGCTCAGCTTCTCCACGGGTTGCTCGAATCAGCGTCCGTCCTTTGCGTCGATGAACCCCTTCTCGCGATCCTCGATTGAAACGGCGGAGACCGAGAAGCCCTCGATGACCGAATCCATTGCTTCGGCGACCACGGGGGCGAAAAAGCAAGTCAGCGCCGTAGGCGTGTCGGCCAAGAACGCATTTGGCAAGAGCACCAATGCCATTGCCGGAGTCTTCCGACGTGACTCGGCGGAGGATGAATCGGAGATCTCCAAGACCGATCCGTTGCGGCTCACCGATGAACCCGCCGCAGTGGGACCCGAGGTGCTTGTCGCGAACGGTCAGCTTTGGGAATCGACCGGCAACTTTCAAAAAGCGATGGAAAGCTATACCAAAGCGTTAGACAAAACGCCTAACGATGCCGCCGCCCTCACCAGCGTCGCGCGATTGCATTTTCGTCAAGGCAACCACGCCAAGGCGACGGAATATTTTCAACTTGCGATCAAGCAAAACCCCGGAGACGCGGCGCTCTATAACGATCTTGGCCTAACCCTTAGTAAGGGCGGCGACCATCAGCAAGCGGCACAAATGATTGCAAAATCGCTTGAGTTGGCGCCTGGAACGTCGCGTTACGCAAACAACCTTGCCAGCGTGTTGTTTGAGTCGGGAAACAATCCGGCGGCGTTAAAGGTATTGCAAGAAAACAACAAGCCAGCGGTGGCCCAATTCAACATGGCGTACTTGCACTACAGCAAGGGTCAGATGAACGAAGCTCGCACCTACTTGACCGAAACCATCAAGCTCGATGCGAAAGGCGCTGAGGATGCTGCGGTGCGGAAGGCGGTAGATCGTTCCCGCGAAATGCTCGCTCAAATCGATGCGTCCGGAGTCAAAGCGGGGACTCAAAACATCGCGGCACAATTGCCAGCAGCAACGAATCCAGCGGCGACCCAACCCGTGGCCTCCGTGGCTGCTAAACCACCGGCAACGACCGCTAACGTTTCTGCAAGCGGAGGCTCCACGCCAGCGGCCTCGGTAAGCTATCGTCCGCCAGCGACAAGTTGGGCACCGGCAACCGGGGCCATCACGCTTCCGCCAGCCGCGGCTCCGACAGCGACGCCGCCAGCATCATTGGCGCCCGAAGCGGCGACTGCAACGCCAACCGCACCAACCTCCGCCGCGGCTTGGTCCACCACGCCGGGAGCTGCGTCTCCCACGGCAAGCAAACCGATTCAACCTGCGTCCACCCCTGCTGCGGGAGTTCCGCAAGACGCAGCGAAGGCCCCAGCGTTCGAATTGCCCCATGGTTTTGTGTTTCCGGAATCAAACTAG
- a CDS encoding S41 family peptidase, producing the protein MPSRNLNIILLAFCISLLCYLTHRRARPAMMVGDALDLINNHYVDPIDEDTLLIAAMNGMTSILDQNCEYIPIDAYESFQDSLSQEFAGIGIYVEQPEPNQPVRVITPLVGSPALRAGMMPGDEILKIDGQDVAKLSLKEVSGKLKGPIGTVVYVVVRRGEQELALSIDRTTIELESVIGDYRDDDNRWVYRLVDDPSIAYVRLTSFGEKTETELRDVLKKLNNDFRGLILDLRGNSGGLLYAAVDISDMFLDRGRIVSTRIRGGAVYDEFEAKPGTLVSNDKPVAVLVDENSASASEIVAACLQDHQRATVVGNRSYGKGTVQNILPLQYGRSALRLTVARYYRPSGKNIHRGIEAKDEDEWGVRPSEGMTVSVDDETLEKLGNRWRQASYPSLASSMALQLHAEGTPTATGEPDETEKPAADEPVADEPAADETKKSAQTTGSENQPLPPGGLSIDPVLRRAVDAIDTQLTDHKNRDTPWVPAAA; encoded by the coding sequence ATGCCATCACGCAATCTGAATATTATTTTGCTGGCATTTTGCATCTCACTGTTGTGCTATTTGACCCATCGTCGTGCGCGGCCGGCAATGATGGTCGGTGACGCCTTGGATTTGATTAATAACCACTACGTCGACCCCATCGATGAAGACACATTGTTGATCGCGGCCATGAATGGAATGACCTCCATTTTGGACCAAAATTGCGAATACATCCCGATCGATGCTTACGAATCATTTCAGGATAGTTTGAGTCAAGAGTTTGCTGGGATTGGGATTTATGTCGAGCAACCTGAACCCAACCAACCCGTCCGTGTGATCACCCCATTGGTGGGTTCACCAGCGCTGCGAGCGGGCATGATGCCTGGAGACGAGATCCTCAAAATTGATGGCCAGGATGTGGCCAAGCTGAGTTTGAAGGAGGTCAGCGGCAAATTGAAAGGACCGATTGGCACCGTCGTCTACGTCGTCGTTCGCCGCGGTGAACAAGAATTGGCCTTATCGATCGACCGCACCACCATCGAGCTTGAATCGGTGATTGGCGACTATCGCGACGACGATAACCGATGGGTTTATCGCTTGGTCGATGATCCTTCGATTGCCTACGTACGGCTGACCAGCTTTGGTGAAAAAACCGAAACGGAGCTTCGCGATGTGTTGAAAAAGCTAAACAACGATTTTCGTGGCTTGATTCTTGATTTGCGTGGTAACAGTGGTGGGTTGCTGTATGCCGCAGTCGATATCAGCGACATGTTTCTCGACCGAGGACGAATCGTTTCGACACGGATTCGCGGCGGCGCCGTTTACGACGAATTTGAAGCGAAGCCGGGCACGTTGGTCAGCAACGACAAACCGGTCGCCGTGTTGGTCGATGAAAACTCGGCGAGTGCCAGCGAGATTGTGGCGGCGTGCTTGCAAGATCACCAACGGGCCACCGTCGTCGGGAATCGCAGCTACGGAAAGGGGACCGTGCAAAACATCTTGCCGCTACAGTATGGACGCAGTGCGTTGCGTTTGACCGTGGCACGGTACTACCGCCCGAGCGGGAAGAATATCCACCGCGGCATCGAGGCCAAAGACGAGGATGAGTGGGGCGTCCGCCCCAGCGAGGGAATGACAGTGAGCGTCGATGACGAGACGCTTGAAAAGCTCGGAAATCGTTGGCGCCAAGCCTCTTACCCCAGCTTGGCGTCCTCGATGGCGCTACAGTTGCACGCCGAGGGAACGCCCACCGCCACCGGTGAGCCCGACGAGACGGAGAAGCCCGCCGCCGATGAGCCCGTCGCCGATGAGCCCGCCGCCGATGAGACAAAGAAGTCCGCACAGACCACTGGTTCCGAAAATCAACCGCTGCCTCCCGGGGGACTCAGCATCGATCCCGTCCTCCGTCGCGCGGTCGACGCGATTGACACCCAGCTTACCGATCACAAAAACCGAGACACGCCGTGGGTCCCCGCAGCGGCATGA
- a CDS encoding ABC transporter ATP-binding protein: MRNFGRALRIALRRKWSIVGIVITSMMIAVLWGANIGTLYPLVEVVFKGDSLPGYAEKKLHEVDTRLVQLDAEVRELTAQLPAADATSAKRLQLKIESATATRTAIAESSKYLRWAQPTIDAYAPRDAYATLMMIVALLVGGTAIKLVALLINLMLVQYIAETAAVDLRALFFRKALRLDLDSFGENGSADLTSRLTNDIAHVSAGIAALMGRLVREPLKMAVCLGGAMFVCWRLLFFVMIVTPLVALVMHHLSRAIRRASRRAMEEMSQLYGMLNDSFSGIRVVKAFSTQAFERAKFDRGIRAYYRKSMKMSFYNTLARSSSEMLGMTVVGLAILAGGYLVVNQQTGLFGIPMSTVPLEVGEILMFFGFLIGASDPAKKLSDVWSGLQRGIAATDRVYEIIDQPIRVTEPKHCRTTARPHHEIRLENVVYQYPSGPTVLRGVDLTIRHGETIAVIGPNGSGKSTIVNLLCRFDDPQSGQVLLDDTPINEIKTRDLRRRIALVSQRTILFDDTIENNIRYGTPGADSHAVVRAAKMAFADEFILRKTPDGYQTKLGSSGTRLSGGQMQRIALARAFLRNPDILILDEATSQIDLESEQLIHQALAKFLVDRTGVMITHRTSSLSMADRIVVIESGKIADSGRHEELIQRNRFYQSLRGGEQQKAA; this comes from the coding sequence ATGAGAAATTTTGGTCGCGCACTTCGAATCGCCTTGCGCCGTAAATGGTCCATCGTCGGGATCGTGATCACATCGATGATGATCGCCGTGCTGTGGGGGGCGAATATCGGCACACTGTACCCCTTGGTTGAAGTCGTATTCAAAGGGGACAGTCTACCCGGCTACGCCGAGAAGAAGCTCCATGAGGTCGATACGCGGCTCGTGCAACTCGACGCGGAAGTGCGTGAGTTGACGGCCCAGTTGCCCGCGGCCGATGCAACGTCGGCAAAACGTTTGCAACTCAAGATCGAGTCCGCCACGGCCACCCGAACCGCCATTGCCGAGTCGAGTAAGTACTTGCGTTGGGCGCAACCGACGATCGATGCCTACGCTCCGCGCGACGCTTATGCGACGTTGATGATGATCGTGGCCCTGTTGGTGGGTGGAACCGCGATCAAATTGGTCGCGTTGTTGATAAATTTAATGTTGGTCCAGTACATCGCGGAAACGGCGGCCGTGGATCTCCGCGCGTTGTTCTTTCGCAAAGCGTTGCGGTTGGACCTCGATTCGTTTGGCGAGAACGGTTCGGCCGATTTGACCTCGCGTTTAACCAACGATATCGCCCATGTCTCCGCTGGGATCGCGGCGTTGATGGGCCGGTTGGTTCGCGAGCCGCTGAAGATGGCGGTTTGTTTGGGCGGTGCCATGTTCGTTTGTTGGCGGTTGTTGTTTTTTGTGATGATTGTCACGCCGTTGGTGGCCCTGGTGATGCATCATCTCAGTCGAGCGATTCGCCGTGCTAGCCGCCGTGCGATGGAAGAGATGAGTCAACTTTACGGCATGCTGAACGATTCGTTCTCGGGCATTCGCGTTGTCAAAGCCTTTAGCACCCAAGCGTTTGAACGGGCGAAGTTTGATCGCGGTATCCGTGCCTATTATCGCAAATCGATGAAGATGTCGTTCTACAACACCCTCGCGCGCAGCAGCAGCGAAATGTTGGGAATGACGGTGGTCGGACTGGCAATTTTGGCGGGTGGCTATTTAGTCGTGAACCAACAAACCGGCTTGTTCGGAATCCCGATGAGCACGGTGCCGTTGGAAGTCGGCGAGATCTTGATGTTCTTCGGATTCTTGATTGGTGCTTCCGACCCGGCAAAGAAGTTGTCGGATGTTTGGAGTGGCTTGCAGCGTGGGATCGCAGCAACCGATCGCGTCTACGAGATCATCGACCAACCGATTCGCGTCACCGAACCGAAACATTGCCGCACCACCGCTCGACCCCATCACGAAATTCGACTGGAAAACGTTGTTTATCAATACCCCTCGGGGCCGACGGTATTGCGTGGCGTCGACTTGACGATCCGGCACGGGGAAACGATCGCTGTGATCGGCCCCAACGGGAGCGGCAAAAGCACCATCGTGAATCTGCTCTGTCGATTCGACGATCCACAAAGCGGACAGGTGCTGTTAGATGATACGCCCATCAACGAAATCAAAACGCGGGATCTGCGACGCCGGATTGCCTTGGTCAGTCAACGGACGATCCTGTTCGACGATACCATCGAAAACAATATCCGCTACGGAACGCCGGGCGCGGATTCGCATGCCGTCGTCCGGGCCGCAAAAATGGCCTTTGCCGATGAATTCATTCTGCGCAAAACCCCCGATGGCTATCAAACCAAATTGGGCAGCAGCGGGACCCGGCTCTCCGGGGGTCAGATGCAACGCATCGCATTGGCACGGGCATTCCTACGCAATCCCGATATCTTGATTCTGGACGAAGCGACGAGCCAAATCGATCTTGAGAGCGAGCAATTGATCCATCAAGCCCTCGCCAAGTTCTTGGTCGACCGAACCGGCGTGATGATCACCCATCGCACGTCGAGTCTATCGATGGCCGATCGCATCGTTGTGATCGAATCGGGAAAGATCGCCGACAGTGGTCGCCATGAAGAGCTGATCCAACGCAATCGCTTTTACCAAAGCTTGCGTGGTGGCGAACAACAAAAGGCGGCGTAG